A DNA window from Aquarana catesbeiana isolate 2022-GZ linkage group LG01, ASM4218655v1, whole genome shotgun sequence contains the following coding sequences:
- the LOC141129000 gene encoding epidermal differentiation-specific protein-like, with the protein MSSLELFELPNFKGDYVSIDHETEDLTSVGFLQRARSLKVHGDPWIVFSGINYTGQFKCYSEGSYASIPAFEKKISSVRVVKGGLYNPTITLFEHGYYGGKSVTLTKAANSLKSYGFDNIVSSQKNVHGAWVLYSEEYYKGEQRVTVAGDDIPDYHALGWGDKVSSLKPLDPPEVREALE; encoded by the coding sequence ATGAGTTCTCTCGAGCTGTTCGAGCTTCCAAATTTCAAGGGAGACTATGTGTCAATAGACCATGAAACGGAAGACCTGACATCTGTTGGATTCCTGCAGAGAGCTCGATCTCTTAAAGTCCACGGAGACCCATGGATTGTCTTCAGTGGAATCAATTATACAGGACAGTTTAAATGCTATTCGGAAGGTTCTTATGCCTCAATCCCAGCATTTGAGAAGAAAATCAGCTCTGTGCGAGTTGTGAAGGGCGGTCTGTATAATCCCACGATTACTCTGTTTGAGCACGGCTACTATGGGGGCAAATCTGTGACCCTGACCAAAGCTGCAAATTCCCTTAAATCGTATGGATTTGACAACATAGTTTCATCACAAAAAAATGTCCATGGGGCCTGGGTCCTGTATTCTGAAGAGTATTACAAAGGTGAACAGAGGGTCACTGTGGCAGGAGATGACATTCCAGATTATCATGCATTAGGCTGGGGAGATAAAGTAAGCTCCCTGAAGCCTCTGGATCCCCCTGAGGTTAGAGAGGCTCTCGAGTAA